The segment GCATCAGCCGCACGATTTGCCAGAAAGTAATGGATTCGAAACAGCCCATTCTTTCACGGGACGCGGGCAAAGACGACCGCTTTGACACCAGCCAGAGCGTGTTCGATTTCCGCATTCGCTCGATTATGTGCGCTCCGCTGCTCAACAGCAAAGACGAATCGATCGGCGTCGTGCAACTTGATTCGCTTCGTCGATCTATCGTGTTCAAGGAAGAAGACGTCGAAACTCTGGTCACGATCACGATGCAGGCTTCGCTCGCGATTCAGAAAGCCGACTTGTTCGAGCAGGCCCAGCAAAACCGCGAACTTCAGGCGGACTTGGAACTTGCTCACGAATTGCAGCAGCGATTTTTGCCGCAGCGACCACCCGAATTCCAAAACTATGAGTTCTTCTCATGGTATCGCCCGATGCAGCAGGTGGGTGGCGACTATTTCGATTACGTCCCGTTGGACAAAGATCGTTTGGGCATTGTCGTTGCCGATGTTGTTGGTCATGGTATTGCCGCGGCGATGCTAATGGCGAAAGTTTCGGCAGAGGCACGTTTCGCACTGGCGACGTCCAGTACGCCAGAAGCAGCCGTTTGCATGATGAACAAAAGCCTGTCCAACATGAACCTCGACCGCTTCGTCACGTTGGCCGTTTGTTTGTTGGATCAGCGAAATGATTCTCTGACGATCGTCAACGCGGGCCATATGCCGCCAATCATTCGCCGTCAGGACGGCACAGTTGAAACGGTGGCAACGAAAGAATCCGGTGTGCCGATCGGAATCCTTGAGGACTACCAGTACGAAAGTTTCACGACGTCGCTGCATGATGGCGATGTCGCGATTCTGTATACAGACGGTATCAACGAAGCGATGAACGAATCGGATGAGCAACTTACGTCCGAAGCAATCGTCGAAGAGCTGAAGCATTGCCCGATCAAGACGCCGGTTGGCATCGGCGAAAACCTGTGCACACTGGTCAATCAGCACATGGGATTCCGGCAGCCGATAGACGACATCTGCATGGTGTGTGTCGGGAAAAACCCTTCCTGATTGCGGCGCACTCGCCAGATCGCGACCCGGGATTCCGTTGAGCCAAGCTAACCAGATCGAAAACGGTTGATCGCTTTCACGGTTTTGGCTATGGCTCTGCCGGCTTTGAATTCGACTACTTCGAACCGTAGATACGCTCCGAGACGTTCCGCAGCAATTCCAGCACAGGTTTTTCGTCACCCGTTTCAGTAACCAGTCCGCCACCCGGAAAGCGTTCGTCGTCGGAATCTTTCCATTGACGCCAGATGAAACCATGGACTCCGGGCCGGGCGATCATCATCGGCAAAAGCGTCTCCAGAATCGAAAGCCGTTGTTCGTCTGTCAATTCGCTGCGGACTTCATTGATCAATTGCCCCGAACGCGGAATCGCTGGCTTGGCCATCGTCGGCATGCGGAAGCAAAAGATCAGAGGCAATCCCAATTGCGACCAGATGTCGATCATATCAATCCATTGCAACGGATCTCGAACGACGCTGCCGCACGGCCAGTAGTCCAGATTCACGTCCAGACCGATGAAGTTGATCGGAACGCCTTGTCGTAAAAGCGAATCCGCAATCTGCAGCGGATGGGCTCCTCCGACCGCCGTCGCCAATCGCTCTGCCCACGGATAGTCAAAACTGACCATCATCGGCACATCGATCTGGCTCTCATCGATCAGGTTCAGCATGTCGCTGGTAATTTGGGTTTGCTGCGGATAACTAAGATGTCGATGGCCCATTCCATTTAGCCCGCTAACGACGTGCAGTAACGAACTGGATGGGTTGAGCTGCCGAATGGTCTTGCGGCAGCGGTTGAGAATATAGTCCCGCCTCGCGAAAAAATCGTCCAACGCAACGATTTCCTCCTGCATACCGCCGGGGCTGGCGTCGAGAAATGGCCCGACGATCGTGCGTTTGTTTCCGGCTTCGGCTGCCGCATCCGCAAGCTCTGGTGCTGCCTGCACCAACTGAAACGGCTCTGCCTCACAATGTTCTGGTTTGACTTCATCGGCCCCGACCGCGTTGGCGAACCAAAATCGTGGCATGTCCGGCTGGGACGTTCGGTACTTCGAAACTTCTGCCCCAAACTGCTCGCTGACCTTCAGATTTGCAGACATCGCAATATGCAACGCGTCTCTGGAACCCTGATCCGATGCTGCCGGATCGGTTTGCATAATCGCCTGGCTGAGCAATCGAGTCGCCTGCCCGACCTGATCGTGGACTTCCTCGGCGATCTCAAGTCCGCCTTCCTGCCAAATCGAAATCTGGTTCCTCAACCGGTTCAGCGTCCCCCTCGCGAGCTCAATCAGCAACTGGTAGGGCGTCTGAGATTCAGGGAGCGTTCCAGTCCCGATGGTGAATTCGCCAAAATCTTCAAACGGAAATGCAAGGAACACTTTTCCCGATTCATCGCGATTCCTCGCAATGGTCAAAATGCCCTCGTCGGAGGAGACACGGCACGGCGACGGAACTCCATCGAGACCGATCACGTGGATCGATTTGGCCTGGCTGTTGGTTGGCTCCCAGTTGGAAGGAAGCCTGAATCTGAATTCGCCCATTTGAGTCAGCCGGCTGGCATGGCCAGTGATATCGAAACACATGTTGATTGAAAACGCAAATTCTACCACACCCGGTTTTGATTTGCAGGCGATGGCATTATCGTAGACAAACAACATTTTGAGGATTTACGGCAGAATCAAATGACGCTAGTTCGGCAAGGCAAAGTCAGAGACGTTTACGACATCGGCGATCACTTTCTAATGGTCGCCAGTGACCGAATCAGCGCTTTCGACTGGGTGTTCCCCACCGCAATTCCGGACAAGGGCAGGGTACTGACTCAAATCAGTAAATTCTGGTTTGAAAAACTGGGTGTCGAAAATCATTTGCTGAGTGACGACCTTTCGAGCATCGAAATTCCTGACGGACTCAACGCCGACGATCTGGCCGGTCGCTCGATGATCGTTAAAAAATGCAAAGTCGTCCCCGTCGAATGCGTCGTCCGCGGATACCTTGTCGGCTCGGGATGGAAAGACTATCAGGAATCGGGAGAAGTCTGCGGCATCAAACTGCCCGAGGGGCTGCCCAATTGTGCTGCGTTTCCCGATCCCATTTTCACACCGGCTACCAAGGCCGAAGCTGGACATGACGAGAACATTTCCTTCGAAACGATGGCCGAGAGCGTTGGCGCTGAGGTCGCCGATGAGCTTCGTACGAAAAGCATCATGGTTTACAACAAAGGCCTGGAGCACGCGAAAAGCTGTGGCATCATCCTGGCTGATACAAAACTCGAATGGGGATGGCACGACGGCAAGTTAATCTTGATCGATGAAGTTCTGACGCCTGATAGTTCGCGATTCTGGCCGGCGGATCAGTACCAAGCCGGCCGCAACCAGCCATCTTTCGACAAGCAGTTTGTTCGTGAGTATCTGGAAACCACGACTTGGGACAAAAACAGTTCTCCGCCGGAACTGCCTCAGCAGATCGTCGACAAAACGCGAGCGAAATACGTCGACGCCTACGAGCGGTTGACCGGAAGCAAGTTCCCCTGGTCTTAGCGGACTCAACGCGGATCGCGGCCTGCCCACTTCGCCTACCATCCGCATTTCGCCCATTCCTCGCACCTGTTTCGACTGCAATTGACTTTGCCTGAATTCGTCCCTAGTGTCCGCCAACTTAGTTGCGGCACCAAGGATTTTTCAAAAGCAAAGTGCAAACATCTGAACATCCAACTCGACCTGACGACGAAGATCCGCGCGAAGAATCGAACGATTCGCCGTTGGGCGTTTCTGTCATTGTCTTCGAAGACGCAGAGCACCACGGCAAATTGATTGCCGACATGCGTGCCTCGTTCCAGCGCCGCGGTACTCCGATCGAGTTCATCATCGTGTCGGCTGAGGGTCCGCGCCTAGCGCCGTTGTCTGGAACCCAGCACGCGGAATCCGTACAGAGCTTCGACGCCGCGATCAGGTTGGCTCGCCACGAAAACATTGCTGTCGCCGATGCCGTGTATGATTTTGACGCGGCTCACTGGCAAATCGTCGATCCGGCCAATCGTCATGATGCTTTTCGGTCCTGGAGCTACTCACCGTCCAGGGCTCCGGGCTCGCGAAAACTTCTGGTTTGGATCTACTGTATGGTTGTGCGGCTTCTGTTCGGAGTATCCAAAAATCCAATCGCACCAGGGATCGTCACATTTCGAAAGTCACAGCTGACTGGAATCGATACCAGCCGACTGGAACTCAATACGACGGACTCTGTCACACAACTGCTGGCGGTCGCGAAATCGAAAGGCCGTCGCGTTGAAGAACACCGCTGCAACTTTCGTCAACCGGATCTTGAGTGGCATAAAAAGAACTCGATCGGGCCGCACTTTCCAAAATCAAAATCGATCAAGCGATCTATTAAACGCAACCTTCAGTTCTGGTTTAGTGAGCTTGCGTTTCCCGCGCGGCTGAATGAAACCAACCATGTTTCGTCTCCACGGAACCTTGCTATTGCGACGGCGATGCTGTTGATTGTGGCGGGCACGATGCTGTTTGCGAACAGCAGCTATCCACTGTTCGAACCTGACGAAACGCGCAATGCTCAATTGGCGATCAACATTGCCGAAACTGGCAACTGGGGATCGTTGTCTCTCGCGGATGAACCTTACTGGGACAAACCGCCGTTGCTGGCGTGGCTAACTGCGATCAGCTACGAGTGTTTTGGCATCAGCGAATGGGCGACGCGGCTTCCGTCCATCATCTCGAGTTTGTGCTTGCTAGGGCTGATGATGCTCGCCGGTACGAAACTGATTGGACTTCGGGCAACCACGTTTGGAGCCGCATCGCTTCTGCTGGCTTGGGGTTTCTCGTTCCAGACTCGCTACGCCACGATGGACGCGCTACTGATGCTGTTCACGACAGCCACGATTCTGGGGATTGCCGTCGGTGTAATGCAGGACGGTTCGCGAAAGTTTCGAAAAGGCTGGCTAATTGTGTCCGGCATTTCACTGGGACTGGGACTGCTGACCAAAGGACCAATTTGTCTGGTGCTGACCGTGCCGCCGATCGTCGCCTGGATGGTTTTAAATCGAGACATCTCGCGCGACGCGAAA is part of the Mariniblastus fucicola genome and harbors:
- a CDS encoding SpoIIE family protein phosphatase — its product is MAVLSSSDDSVIKKNYRLSTDPVIIGRHPECSIQIDDGSVSRHHAKVVSVEGAWFLEDLDSRNGTFLNGQAIQKQTRLFDGAIIKICDIAFNFHAGDGATRGDRPTLEERDYSKGLLPRRSSVVLSDDSESHVMSQLDPPSHQMIQTSKVSAEDKLNAITKITHALSEALGRDEMLTQILDFLFDLFSEADRGFIMLKDANGVLKPLGFKTRYAQDDEEIRISRTICQKVMDSKQPILSRDAGKDDRFDTSQSVFDFRIRSIMCAPLLNSKDESIGVVQLDSLRRSIVFKEEDVETLVTITMQASLAIQKADLFEQAQQNRELQADLELAHELQQRFLPQRPPEFQNYEFFSWYRPMQQVGGDYFDYVPLDKDRLGIVVADVVGHGIAAAMLMAKVSAEARFALATSSTPEAAVCMMNKSLSNMNLDRFVTLAVCLLDQRNDSLTIVNAGHMPPIIRRQDGTVETVATKESGVPIGILEDYQYESFTTSLHDGDVAILYTDGINEAMNESDEQLTSEAIVEELKHCPIKTPVGIGENLCTLVNQHMGFRQPIDDICMVCVGKNPS
- a CDS encoding phosphoribosylaminoimidazolesuccinocarboxamide synthase yields the protein MVDKQHFEDLRQNQMTLVRQGKVRDVYDIGDHFLMVASDRISAFDWVFPTAIPDKGRVLTQISKFWFEKLGVENHLLSDDLSSIEIPDGLNADDLAGRSMIVKKCKVVPVECVVRGYLVGSGWKDYQESGEVCGIKLPEGLPNCAAFPDPIFTPATKAEAGHDENISFETMAESVGAEVADELRTKSIMVYNKGLEHAKSCGIILADTKLEWGWHDGKLILIDEVLTPDSSRFWPADQYQAGRNQPSFDKQFVREYLETTTWDKNSSPPELPQQIVDKTRAKYVDAYERLTGSKFPWS
- a CDS encoding ArnT family glycosyltransferase, with protein sequence MQTSEHPTRPDDEDPREESNDSPLGVSVIVFEDAEHHGKLIADMRASFQRRGTPIEFIIVSAEGPRLAPLSGTQHAESVQSFDAAIRLARHENIAVADAVYDFDAAHWQIVDPANRHDAFRSWSYSPSRAPGSRKLLVWIYCMVVRLLFGVSKNPIAPGIVTFRKSQLTGIDTSRLELNTTDSVTQLLAVAKSKGRRVEEHRCNFRQPDLEWHKKNSIGPHFPKSKSIKRSIKRNLQFWFSELAFPARLNETNHVSSPRNLAIATAMLLIVAGTMLFANSSYPLFEPDETRNAQLAINIAETGNWGSLSLADEPYWDKPPLLAWLTAISYECFGISEWATRLPSIISSLCLLGLMMLAGTKLIGLRATTFGAASLLLAWGFSFQTRYATMDALLMLFTTATILGIAVGVMQDGSRKFRKGWLIVSGISLGLGLLTKGPICLVLTVPPIVAWMVLNRDISRDAKRATMKLVAIPAILVAAPWFVLTTLTNPEFAWYFLWKHHVLRFSDAFNHQEPFWYYLPILWLFMFPASILLPRVIYVAVARKQKYRRFQTPTHGLLLMSTLWIVGFFSMSQCKLPAYILPAFPLIALLTGVIANFEIGRSTGIRTRFDRLPRRIAIGVCVLTWVVSGISILQFGSVDFGSLTLFALANLASVVLLVTFPLKRSSPKTASWLATLAIGMIFVFLGVNKLVPSIALDRSILLSIAQQQTADQPQTVVYFGRDAFGAGLYLPESSVVQIDEDSPEQVGQILAQSGAATIVASDSNISMLKATFGDAISISQPIGRHTFRVSASPERIATGTRPTTTHK